One genomic segment of Halobacteriovorax sp. DA5 includes these proteins:
- a CDS encoding TSUP family transporter, producing MEDFTLVQALIIFTLITFAGFIDSMAGGGGLITIPTYIATGVPAHLLLGTNKCVSCISKSLSIIRYVKRGKIDFKFILPPTIATFSASLIGAQLSTILESKHMVYILILIIPIIFFMNHLKKKRELMDHSPLEKMQVLFRSVLIGLVIGGYDGFFGPGTGTFLIISMMFFLHFDILDASPHAAFMNYVSNIAAFITFLIKGAIMWKIVAIALPAGLLGNYLGSSQVINGNKATVTTAFNVVLVGLLFKSIYDISTM from the coding sequence ATGGAAGATTTCACATTAGTTCAAGCTCTCATTATTTTTACTCTCATTACTTTCGCAGGATTTATCGACTCCATGGCCGGAGGTGGTGGCCTAATAACAATCCCTACTTATATTGCAACAGGTGTCCCTGCTCACCTTCTGCTTGGTACGAATAAATGTGTTTCATGTATTTCAAAATCACTTTCAATCATTCGCTATGTGAAGCGTGGCAAGATTGACTTTAAATTTATTCTACCTCCAACAATTGCAACTTTTAGTGCTTCTTTAATTGGTGCCCAACTTAGCACTATCCTTGAGTCAAAGCACATGGTCTATATTTTAATCTTAATCATTCCAATCATCTTCTTTATGAACCATCTAAAGAAGAAAAGAGAATTAATGGATCACTCTCCACTTGAAAAGATGCAGGTTCTTTTTCGCTCAGTTCTTATTGGACTAGTCATTGGTGGTTATGATGGCTTCTTCGGCCCAGGAACCGGAACATTTCTTATCATCTCAATGATGTTCTTTCTTCATTTCGACATACTTGATGCCTCACCTCATGCGGCATTTATGAACTACGTAAGTAATATTGCGGCCTTTATTACGTTCTTAATCAAGGGTGCTATTATGTGGAAGATTGTTGCAATCGCCCTGCCGGCAGGACTTCTTGGGAATTACCTCGGCTCAAGCCAAGTTATTAATGGCAATAAGGCCACAGTCACAACAGCATTTAATGTTGTTCTTGTGGGCCTTTTATTTAAGTCTATTTACGATATTAGTACGATGTAG